Proteins from a single region of Dyadobacter fanqingshengii:
- a CDS encoding YfhO family protein produces MKNLISWQRSWPHLVAVIGFMILSIAYVSPVLQGKKLTAQDDVQAKGAAREVLDYNKQTGIWSAWTNGMFSGMPAYLVAADYPTSVSTKLGQAINRILPAPANYFLIGMVSAYILFLVLGAGSWLAAIGGVAFAFSAFNVINLEAGHVSQVIAIMYAPGVLAGVILAFRKNWLAGAALTGLFLSLELYANHVQITYYLGIGIIILVIIESVSYIKKGLIKDLTLVLAGLAFAAVVAVGTHTTRLWNAFDYTKETIRGKSELTPRPTAPGAAAAEAKGTGLDKEYAFTYSYGFGELLTLVIPNAYGGTSYGPLTNTSETYKTLIGRGVDPASASNVIQQQPLYWGDQPIMGGPNYVGIIVFFLFVLGLFIVKNPIKYWAGGVILLYIIWALGKSFAGINYLFFDYFPMFNKFRAMTMVVSLAQLLMVLVAVLALAEIAQKRVEWKEFQKSFLITLGITGGVTLILALMPGVFFNFQAAGDPQYVEQYLMPSTQDKAFAQQIMNSIVQDRASLMKSDAIRSLIFLLLAAGLVWFAMKDKVKPVLFYGTLLILVIFDLFGIDKRYLNNEDFLSSYAAQGVTTPSPADEQILRDTDPNYRVYDLSSRQGPFNSADASYFHKSLGGYHGAKLRRYQELFERQIATQKPNANIINMLNTKYILIPDQQGNKVAQTNPEALGNAWFVKSYKVVPNADAEMAALDSLKTKDEAVLDQKFASKLTGLTLQPDSTDKISLTSYKPNELIYESNSKGEGLAVFSEIYYNVRDEWKVTIDDKPADMLRANYILRALRIPAGKHMIKFSFEPVSVAIGSKIDLVSSLLLVGLIAGAIFVEVKKKKNTV; encoded by the coding sequence ATGAAAAATTTGATTTCTTGGCAGCGTTCTTGGCCGCATCTTGTCGCGGTAATCGGCTTTATGATTTTGTCCATTGCATACGTTTCGCCGGTTTTACAAGGTAAAAAACTCACGGCCCAGGATGATGTACAAGCCAAAGGAGCTGCACGCGAAGTTCTGGACTATAACAAACAAACGGGAATATGGTCTGCCTGGACCAACGGGATGTTCTCCGGGATGCCCGCTTACCTCGTCGCAGCAGACTATCCAACGAGCGTTTCTACAAAGCTCGGACAAGCCATTAACCGTATTTTACCAGCGCCAGCCAACTATTTCCTGATCGGAATGGTGAGCGCATACATTCTTTTCCTGGTGCTGGGCGCCGGAAGCTGGCTCGCAGCCATTGGTGGGGTCGCTTTCGCTTTTTCGGCATTTAATGTGATTAATCTGGAAGCCGGGCACGTATCGCAGGTCATTGCGATCATGTATGCGCCGGGCGTTCTAGCGGGTGTGATCCTTGCTTTCAGGAAAAACTGGCTCGCCGGTGCCGCATTGACCGGTCTTTTTCTTTCGCTGGAACTATACGCTAACCACGTTCAGATCACTTATTACCTTGGGATCGGGATCATCATCCTGGTCATTATTGAAAGTGTTTCTTATATCAAAAAAGGTTTAATTAAGGATCTGACGCTCGTTTTGGCGGGTCTTGCTTTCGCTGCGGTGGTAGCGGTGGGGACGCATACGACGCGTCTTTGGAATGCATTTGATTATACCAAAGAAACCATCCGCGGTAAATCCGAGCTCACGCCCCGACCCACTGCGCCCGGAGCGGCAGCCGCTGAGGCAAAAGGCACCGGATTGGACAAAGAGTATGCGTTTACATATAGTTACGGGTTCGGAGAATTATTAACATTGGTCATTCCTAATGCGTATGGTGGCACGTCATACGGCCCGCTTACCAACACTTCTGAAACATATAAAACATTAATTGGCAGGGGAGTAGACCCTGCATCTGCATCAAATGTAATCCAGCAACAACCGCTTTACTGGGGTGACCAGCCGATTATGGGCGGGCCCAATTACGTCGGCATTATTGTATTTTTCCTTTTCGTCCTCGGTTTGTTTATTGTTAAAAATCCGATCAAATACTGGGCTGGTGGCGTTATTCTGCTTTACATTATATGGGCTTTGGGCAAAAGCTTTGCAGGAATAAATTACCTGTTTTTCGACTATTTCCCGATGTTCAATAAATTCAGGGCGATGACGATGGTCGTTTCCCTGGCGCAGTTGTTAATGGTGCTTGTGGCCGTGTTGGCTTTGGCCGAAATTGCGCAAAAACGGGTCGAATGGAAGGAATTCCAGAAATCATTCCTCATTACACTGGGCATTACCGGCGGTGTTACTTTGATCCTCGCCCTGATGCCGGGCGTATTTTTCAATTTTCAGGCAGCGGGCGATCCGCAATATGTGGAGCAATATCTGATGCCGTCCACGCAGGATAAGGCATTTGCACAGCAGATCATGAATTCAATTGTTCAGGATCGGGCAAGTTTGATGAAAAGCGATGCGATCAGAAGCTTAATATTTCTTCTGCTGGCGGCCGGGCTGGTTTGGTTTGCCATGAAGGATAAGGTCAAACCCGTTCTGTTTTACGGAACATTGCTGATACTGGTGATTTTTGACCTTTTTGGAATAGATAAAAGGTATCTCAACAATGAAGACTTTTTGAGCAGTTATGCTGCACAAGGTGTCACAACGCCATCGCCTGCCGACGAGCAGATTTTGCGGGATACGGATCCGAACTATCGTGTTTACGATCTTTCCTCACGCCAGGGACCATTCAACAGCGCCGATGCTTCGTATTTCCACAAATCGCTGGGCGGTTACCATGGTGCAAAACTGAGGCGTTACCAGGAATTGTTCGAGCGCCAGATCGCTACGCAGAAGCCCAATGCCAACATTATTAATATGTTGAATACGAAATACATTCTAATTCCGGATCAGCAGGGCAATAAAGTGGCGCAGACAAATCCCGAAGCGCTTGGCAATGCCTGGTTTGTGAAAAGTTACAAAGTAGTGCCCAATGCTGATGCTGAAATGGCCGCATTGGATTCATTGAAGACAAAAGACGAAGCTGTGCTTGACCAGAAATTCGCTTCCAAACTTACAGGATTAACTTTGCAGCCCGACTCAACCGACAAGATCAGTCTTACGAGCTATAAGCCGAATGAACTGATATATGAAAGCAATTCCAAAGGCGAAGGACTCGCCGTTTTCTCGGAAATATATTACAATGTCCGCGATGAATGGAAGGTGACAATAGATGACAAACCTGCCGATATGCTTCGCGCCAACTATATTTTGCGGGCATTAAGGATCCCTGCCGGCAAGCATATGATCAAATTCAGTTTCGAGCCAGTTTCCGTGGCAATAGGAAGCAAAATTGACCTCGTAAGCTCACTTTTATTAGTCGGATTGATCGCAGGGGCCATTTTTGTTGAAGTAAAAAAGAAAAAGAATACCGTTTAG
- the pfkA gene encoding 6-phosphofructokinase: MKRIGVFTSGGDAPGMNACIRAVVRGACYHGIEVYGIRRGYSGMIAGDLYKMESHSVSNIVQRGGTILKSARSKEFMTPEGRKTAYDNLQAAGIEGLVAIGGNGTFTGAMIFGNEYGIPTVGAPGTIDNDLYGTDYTIGFDTAVNTALDAIDRIRDTASSHDRIFFIEVMGRDSGYIAVQSGIAGGAELVMVPEVLTPISEVVETLKQGWSRSKSSSIIIVAEGDDEGSAQEVAEKIKGQVDENADIRVTTLGHTQRGGPPSAYDRILASRLGLGALEGLMGGQKNVMAGIINNELVYTPFEDTIRLPKPINEDLLRMVKILSV; the protein is encoded by the coding sequence ATGAAAAGAATTGGAGTATTTACCTCAGGAGGAGATGCCCCGGGTATGAACGCCTGCATCAGGGCGGTGGTCCGCGGTGCCTGCTACCATGGGATCGAAGTTTATGGAATAAGACGAGGATATAGCGGAATGATCGCCGGTGATCTCTATAAAATGGAGTCTCACTCGGTTAGCAATATAGTACAAAGAGGAGGCACGATCCTTAAATCGGCAAGAAGCAAGGAATTCATGACTCCGGAAGGACGGAAGACAGCATATGATAATCTGCAGGCAGCCGGCATAGAAGGCTTGGTGGCCATTGGCGGAAACGGAACATTCACCGGCGCGATGATTTTTGGCAACGAATACGGCATCCCAACCGTAGGCGCACCCGGAACAATTGACAACGACCTTTACGGAACAGACTACACAATCGGGTTTGATACCGCTGTTAATACTGCATTGGACGCCATTGATCGTATCCGTGACACGGCAAGCTCACACGACAGGATATTCTTTATTGAAGTAATGGGCCGTGACTCTGGCTACATTGCCGTACAATCCGGGATTGCAGGCGGCGCTGAGCTGGTAATGGTCCCCGAAGTGCTAACACCGATTTCGGAGGTTGTAGAAACGTTGAAACAAGGTTGGAGCCGTTCCAAATCGTCTTCGATCATTATTGTGGCGGAAGGTGATGATGAAGGAAGTGCGCAGGAAGTGGCTGAAAAGATCAAAGGACAAGTTGACGAGAATGCGGACATCCGTGTAACCACATTGGGTCACACGCAGCGCGGCGGCCCTCCTTCTGCTTATGACCGCATCCTGGCGAGCCGCTTAGGACTTGGCGCTTTGGAAGGTTTGATGGGCGGACAAAAGAATGTAATGGCCGGAATCATTAATAACGAGCTGGTTTATACGCCTTTTGAGGATACAATCCGCCTTCCTAAGCCTATTAATGAAGATTTGTTGAGAATGGTAAAAATACTGAGTGTGTAA
- a CDS encoding heavy-metal-associated domain-containing protein has protein sequence METLKFKTNIKCGGCVATVTPFLNEDNAIENWNVDLESPERILKVETSKTPQEIAELMKKAGYNAEEIA, from the coding sequence ATGGAAACTTTGAAATTTAAGACCAATATTAAATGTGGAGGCTGCGTAGCCACGGTAACGCCCTTCCTGAATGAGGATAATGCGATTGAAAACTGGAATGTGGATCTGGAAAGTCCGGAGCGTATCTTGAAAGTGGAAACCAGCAAAACACCTCAGGAAATAGCCGAGCTGATGAAAAAGGCAGGGTACAATGCGGAAGAAATTGCCTGA
- a CDS encoding tRNA-binding protein, with amino-acid sequence MDTITWQDFENVDLRAGTIIQVDDFPKARKPAFKLKIDLGPEIGIKNSSAQITKRYTREQLLGKQVLCVTNFPVKQIADFKSEVLTTGFILPDGEVILSSPDFEVPNGTRLA; translated from the coding sequence ATGGACACGATCACCTGGCAGGATTTCGAGAATGTAGACCTCAGGGCAGGCACCATTATTCAGGTTGATGATTTCCCAAAAGCCAGAAAACCGGCATTCAAGCTTAAAATTGACCTTGGACCCGAAATAGGGATTAAAAACAGTTCTGCCCAAATCACCAAACGTTACACCAGGGAGCAACTCCTCGGCAAACAGGTTTTGTGCGTCACAAACTTCCCCGTAAAGCAAATCGCAGACTTCAAATCCGAAGTCCTCACAACCGGCTTCATCCTCCCCGACGGCGAAGTAATCCTATCCAGCCCGGACTTCGAAGTGCCGAATGGGACGCGGTTGGCTTGA
- a CDS encoding YdcF family protein — MFYFLSKAIDFVAMPLSIVFFLLLYSLLARKRKGRKSAAIMAVVLLYLISNTFLVNSALNWWESKPVNMSDLKVTYDVGVLLSGGLMDANHPAEDHAVLGKRGDRVLQTYLLYKAGKIKKILITGSSSSELMLDGKGETRQAADLMVQWGVPAGDILFEEKARNTRENAMFSSIILKKRFPAGKYLLITSAFHMRRSAGCFAKVGIHAATFPADFYGGYYSLRLQDFLVPSPDAIAGFSMLWHEWIGNIVYKLVGYT; from the coding sequence ATGTTTTATTTTCTGTCCAAAGCAATAGATTTTGTAGCGATGCCGCTCAGCATTGTGTTCTTTTTGCTCCTTTATAGTTTGTTAGCAAGAAAACGCAAAGGGAGGAAATCGGCTGCGATAATGGCAGTTGTGTTGCTATATCTGATTTCCAATACTTTCCTGGTCAATTCGGCTTTGAACTGGTGGGAGTCGAAGCCAGTGAATATGAGCGATTTGAAGGTGACTTATGATGTAGGCGTTTTACTTTCGGGCGGGCTTATGGACGCCAATCATCCTGCCGAAGATCATGCAGTGCTGGGCAAGCGGGGAGACCGTGTTTTGCAAACTTATTTACTTTACAAAGCTGGCAAGATTAAAAAGATATTGATCACCGGAAGCAGTTCGAGCGAACTCATGCTGGACGGAAAAGGGGAAACCAGGCAAGCCGCCGACCTGATGGTGCAATGGGGTGTGCCGGCCGGGGATATTTTATTCGAGGAAAAAGCCCGCAATACGCGGGAAAACGCAATGTTTTCCTCCATCATATTGAAAAAACGATTTCCTGCGGGCAAATATCTCCTGATTACTTCGGCTTTCCACATGCGCCGGTCGGCCGGATGTTTTGCGAAGGTGGGCATACACGCTGCCACATTTCCGGCCGACTTCTATGGTGGGTATTACAGTTTAAGATTGCAGGATTTCCTGGTTCCTAGCCCCGACGCGATCGCCGGTTTCAGCATGCTTTGGCATGAATGGATTGGAAACATAGTATACAAACTGGTGGGTTACACCTGA
- a CDS encoding TlpA family protein disulfide reductase codes for MKNYNRALFLVLVLFFASQTAFSQGYRIEATIKGLADSSLVIGHYSRNNTTFVPKDTSKADATGKVVFEGKTDLPGGLYVILFPGNRSWVELVYSGKEPNFSIETDTVDAIGNMKVTGSTENELFYTYQKKLKSGAVEIESLKKSGSADAGTKIRALQDSFNAYREKTLAENPQAFTVKLLKMSADPEVPAAPRLANGKPDSIWVFNYYKAHYWDNFDFSDARIINTPFLEPKLDRYIKNLVVQRPDSLIKDADMLAKKASANKDVKSQVVLYITNQYENPKTVGTEAVWVHMAQKYYLSGEMGTSEDVKKRITEKVNTLKDVLVDKTFPALTLTDPAGKKISVQALDGNYSVIFFYSPTCGHCKEAAPKLKAFYEKNKANGIKIMTVSIDHNMEEWKTFIKEQHLENVPNGFDALNQIDFLKKFDVVTTPMIYVLDKNKKIIARKMPVEQLEDFLNYYQNKLARKL; via the coding sequence ATGAAAAATTATAACCGCGCTTTATTCCTCGTTCTGGTACTTTTTTTCGCTTCTCAGACAGCTTTTTCACAAGGCTACCGCATAGAAGCCACCATTAAAGGACTCGCGGATTCATCATTGGTGATTGGACATTACAGCCGTAACAACACCACATTTGTCCCAAAAGACACATCAAAGGCCGATGCGACTGGCAAAGTAGTTTTTGAAGGAAAAACAGACCTGCCGGGTGGTTTATACGTAATCCTCTTTCCTGGTAACCGCAGCTGGGTTGAGCTGGTTTACTCAGGAAAAGAGCCGAATTTCTCCATTGAAACGGATACTGTTGACGCAATCGGCAATATGAAGGTGACCGGATCAACCGAAAATGAGCTTTTTTATACTTATCAGAAAAAATTGAAATCCGGAGCGGTCGAAATTGAGTCGCTGAAAAAAAGCGGCAGCGCGGATGCAGGCACCAAGATCAGGGCCTTGCAAGACAGTTTCAATGCTTATCGTGAGAAAACGCTGGCTGAGAATCCACAGGCTTTCACAGTGAAATTGCTAAAAATGTCGGCTGATCCGGAAGTTCCTGCGGCTCCCAGGCTGGCCAATGGCAAACCGGATTCTATCTGGGTTTTTAATTATTACAAAGCACATTACTGGGACAATTTTGACTTCTCAGATGCCCGAATTATCAACACGCCATTTCTGGAACCCAAATTGGACCGCTATATCAAAAATCTGGTCGTTCAAAGACCTGATTCGCTGATTAAGGATGCGGATATGCTCGCAAAAAAGGCCTCAGCCAACAAAGACGTAAAGTCGCAGGTGGTTTTATACATTACAAATCAGTACGAAAACCCAAAAACAGTTGGCACAGAGGCCGTTTGGGTGCATATGGCGCAGAAATATTACCTCTCGGGCGAAATGGGAACGTCTGAGGATGTAAAAAAACGCATTACCGAAAAGGTCAATACATTGAAGGACGTGCTTGTAGACAAAACATTCCCGGCACTAACATTAACAGATCCGGCAGGCAAAAAAATAAGCGTGCAGGCGCTTGATGGCAATTACAGCGTTATATTCTTCTATTCACCAACCTGCGGACATTGCAAGGAAGCTGCGCCAAAGCTCAAAGCATTCTACGAAAAGAACAAGGCAAACGGCATCAAAATCATGACGGTTTCCATCGACCACAATATGGAGGAATGGAAAACATTCATTAAAGAGCAACATCTGGAAAACGTCCCCAACGGTTTCGATGCTCTGAACCAGATCGATTTTTTAAAGAAATTTGACGTGGTAACAACGCCAATGATCTATGTTTTGGACAAAAACAAAAAGATCATCGCCCGCAAAATGCCCGTCGAACAACTGGAAGATTTTTTAAACTATTACCAAAATAAACTCGCCAGGAAGTTATAA
- a CDS encoding MrcB family domain-containing protein — MEYFDELSRFLEQSQTDSLKTAHFADHFNGLKVKLSFGKGNPARVTWIAFLAEGQTITNGIYPFYLYFKKQNLLMLSYGLSETIPPNTNWKLANPVRIIDYFKGHHLGKPARYGASLVYKVYDPAKMESAEIEEDLAEIIGIYKQTVGARAVLPKKKPNPKIEFDYKAFQKSIAGCNLHINPNFTLRFITSLLAKPFVILTGLSGSGKTKLAQAFSKWICESEDQICLVAVGADWTNREPLLGYPNALDEGKYVKPDSGVLDLILLADKNPAKPYFLILDEMNLSHVERYFADFLSAMESDGDIRLHPEYTQKHDNIPSKIRLPKNLFIIGTVNIDETTYMFSPKVLDRANVIEFRVIREEMAHFLSLDCTLNLDSVSAAGCLMATSFVELALNKQIETKDKGLVNHALLDFFGQLQTAGAEFGYRSAAEILRFAAIGNHMEPAWKVNEIVDAAIVQKLLPKVHGSRRRLEPVLKTLAALCAADIGEIEDFLNSKKGLAELGIIHYPVTLEKLKRMYKSLIDNGFTSFAEA, encoded by the coding sequence ATGGAATACTTCGACGAACTTTCCAGGTTTCTGGAACAGTCGCAGACTGACAGTCTTAAAACTGCACATTTTGCTGATCATTTTAACGGCTTAAAAGTCAAGCTGAGTTTTGGGAAAGGTAATCCGGCCAGGGTTACCTGGATCGCTTTTCTGGCAGAAGGGCAAACGATCACCAACGGCATTTATCCCTTTTATCTTTATTTCAAAAAGCAGAACCTGCTCATGCTGAGCTATGGATTAAGCGAAACTATTCCGCCCAATACAAATTGGAAATTGGCTAATCCGGTCCGTATCATTGACTATTTTAAAGGTCATCATCTTGGAAAACCGGCCCGTTACGGCGCGTCGCTGGTTTATAAAGTTTATGATCCCGCGAAAATGGAAAGCGCGGAGATAGAGGAAGATCTGGCGGAAATCATCGGCATTTATAAGCAAACGGTGGGTGCAAGGGCAGTTTTGCCCAAAAAGAAGCCTAATCCGAAAATCGAATTTGACTACAAGGCATTTCAAAAAAGCATTGCCGGGTGTAACCTGCACATTAACCCCAACTTCACATTACGCTTTATAACTTCGCTGCTGGCCAAGCCATTTGTGATCCTGACTGGCCTCTCCGGTTCCGGCAAAACGAAACTTGCACAGGCGTTTTCCAAATGGATTTGTGAAAGCGAAGATCAGATTTGCCTGGTGGCCGTAGGTGCGGATTGGACCAATCGCGAGCCATTGCTCGGCTATCCGAATGCTTTGGACGAAGGCAAATATGTGAAGCCGGACAGCGGCGTGCTCGACCTGATTTTATTGGCCGACAAAAATCCCGCAAAGCCTTATTTCCTCATTCTCGACGAAATGAACCTGAGCCACGTGGAGCGCTATTTTGCTGATTTTCTGAGCGCAATGGAATCAGACGGGGACATAAGGCTGCATCCTGAATATACCCAAAAGCATGATAATATTCCTTCCAAAATCAGGCTTCCCAAAAACTTGTTTATCATCGGCACTGTCAACATTGACGAAACAACTTATATGTTCAGTCCAAAGGTTCTGGACCGTGCCAATGTGATTGAATTCAGGGTGATACGGGAGGAAATGGCGCATTTTTTAAGCCTCGATTGCACATTAAATCTCGATTCTGTTAGCGCAGCAGGCTGTTTGATGGCAACAAGTTTTGTTGAGCTGGCTTTGAATAAGCAGATTGAAACAAAAGACAAAGGGCTCGTTAATCATGCATTATTAGATTTTTTTGGGCAGCTTCAAACGGCAGGAGCTGAGTTTGGTTACCGGAGCGCTGCTGAAATTTTGCGTTTCGCAGCCATCGGCAATCACATGGAACCGGCGTGGAAAGTAAACGAAATTGTGGATGCTGCCATCGTCCAGAAGTTGCTGCCAAAAGTTCATGGATCAAGACGCAGATTGGAGCCGGTTTTAAAGACATTAGCTGCATTATGCGCGGCGGATATTGGCGAAATTGAGGATTTTCTAAATTCAAAAAAAGGGCTGGCGGAATTGGGCATAATACATTATCCTGTCACATTGGAAAAGCTTAAAAGAATGTACAAAAGCCTCATTGACAATGGGTTTACCAGTTTTGCCGAAGCCTGA
- a CDS encoding lactonase family protein, protein MKKLITVFALLLTGLVSVSFQDKTVAFYIGTADKGANSSVSLCELNMSTGQITLVDTFNNCLGPGYVAISPDKKNLYAVGGDKIVAFAIGGDKKLTYLNSESSAGAGPCHVSVHPSGKAAYVSNYGGGSFTAYNLQADGKLTAPTYTEQFIGTGPNAKRQDKAHAHFATASPDGKYVYVTDLGSDKIMNYVVDSKGGALKPNPAQPFFSGKPGAGPRHLIIHPSGKSLFLLNELEATLTSCTIDKNGVIKAMNTYPTIPADYSGPSNTSSAIHLHPNGKFVYVSNRGHNSISGFKIGANGALEMVDQQTKSIAIPRDFNFDPSGKFMIVANQSTDNLVVYDVDAATGKFTFKQESIGVKAPICVAFL, encoded by the coding sequence ATGAAAAAGCTAATTACAGTTTTTGCTTTGCTGCTGACCGGATTGGTAAGCGTGTCATTCCAGGATAAAACGGTTGCGTTCTACATCGGTACAGCGGACAAAGGCGCGAATTCTTCGGTTTCGCTTTGCGAGCTGAATATGTCGACAGGGCAAATCACCTTGGTTGATACATTTAATAATTGCCTTGGACCCGGTTATGTGGCGATTTCACCTGATAAAAAGAACTTATATGCCGTCGGCGGTGATAAAATTGTTGCGTTTGCAATCGGAGGCGATAAAAAGCTGACTTATCTGAACAGCGAATCATCCGCAGGTGCGGGGCCATGTCACGTATCGGTGCATCCTTCCGGAAAGGCCGCATACGTTTCCAACTATGGCGGAGGAAGCTTTACTGCTTATAATTTACAGGCTGATGGCAAGCTAACCGCGCCCACTTACACAGAACAATTTATAGGAACCGGCCCGAATGCGAAGCGCCAGGACAAGGCTCACGCGCATTTCGCGACTGCATCGCCAGATGGGAAGTATGTTTACGTAACGGATCTGGGATCTGACAAAATCATGAATTACGTGGTCGACAGCAAAGGCGGGGCACTTAAACCCAATCCTGCGCAACCATTTTTTTCCGGTAAGCCAGGCGCCGGTCCGCGCCATTTGATCATTCATCCTTCGGGAAAGTCGCTTTTCCTGCTAAACGAGCTGGAAGCGACACTTACTTCGTGTACGATCGATAAAAATGGCGTTATTAAGGCTATGAACACTTATCCAACCATTCCAGCCGATTATTCAGGGCCATCCAACACCAGTTCGGCCATTCATTTGCACCCTAACGGCAAGTTTGTGTATGTGTCCAATCGCGGGCACAATTCGATCAGCGGCTTTAAGATCGGGGCTAATGGCGCATTGGAAATGGTGGATCAGCAGACCAAATCAATTGCTATTCCGCGGGATTTCAACTTTGATCCGAGCGGAAAGTTTATGATCGTGGCAAATCAATCCACTGATAATCTTGTTGTTTACGATGTGGATGCTGCTACCGGGAAGTTCACTTTCAAGCAGGAAAGCATCGGAGTGAAGGCTCCTATTTGTGTAGCGTTCTTATAA
- a CDS encoding DinB family protein, with translation MTDRKFPIGPFVLKDDYASAEIESFIQVIRNSASEYNKLVENLGDGDLTKIYREGSWNIRQLVHHVADIALLHYFRMKKAVTEPDYKDPTMINMDGWAVTSDSLEMPIADSLHILAGTNQRYAYFAASLDEEAFAKAYFHPLRKIWLNQKQALAMSVWHLQHHLAHIKLALGEEI, from the coding sequence ATGACAGATCGTAAATTTCCCATAGGACCGTTTGTCCTGAAAGATGACTATGCTTCAGCAGAAATCGAAAGCTTTATCCAGGTTATCAGAAACAGCGCGTCGGAATACAACAAGCTGGTGGAAAATCTGGGAGATGGAGACCTCACCAAAATCTACCGCGAAGGAAGCTGGAACATTCGTCAGCTAGTCCATCACGTGGCAGACATTGCATTGCTGCATTATTTCCGGATGAAAAAAGCCGTTACCGAGCCGGATTATAAGGATCCTACTATGATCAACATGGACGGCTGGGCAGTCACGTCGGACTCGCTTGAAATGCCCATTGCCGATTCGCTTCACATACTCGCCGGCACAAACCAGCGCTACGCGTATTTCGCAGCAAGCCTGGACGAGGAGGCGTTTGCAAAGGCTTATTTTCATCCACTTCGAAAAATATGGCTTAATCAAAAACAAGCCTTAGCAATGTCAGTTTGGCACTTACAGCACCATTTGGCGCACATTAAGCTGGCTCTGGGGGAGGAAATTTAG